A genomic window from Pseudoalteromonas piratica includes:
- the cspD gene encoding cold shock domain-containing protein CspD, translating into MACGKVKWFNNAKGFGFIVEEGSTEDIFAHFSTIQMDGYKTLKAGQDVTFELQQGPKGLHATNIAPSEGDV; encoded by the coding sequence ATGGCTTGCGGAAAAGTCAAATGGTTTAACAACGCAAAAGGGTTTGGGTTTATCGTAGAGGAAGGCAGCACGGAGGATATCTTTGCGCATTTTTCAACCATTCAAATGGATGGCTACAAAACACTTAAAGCCGGCCAAGATGTAACATTTGAGTTGCAACAAGGTCCTAAAGGCCTACACGCGACCAATATTGCGCCATCTGAAGGCGATGTTTAA
- the clpS gene encoding ATP-dependent Clp protease adapter ClpS: MSGTQFSDLVDSQKEKQRQSIKPPRKYKVILNNDDYTPMDFVVEVLARFFNMDSDRATEIMLKVHYDGKAVCGIYTAEVAETKVSQVNQYARDNEHPLLCSFEPE; the protein is encoded by the coding sequence ATGAGTGGTACACAATTTTCAGATTTAGTAGATAGCCAAAAGGAAAAACAACGACAAAGTATTAAGCCACCGCGTAAATATAAAGTCATTTTAAATAACGATGACTATACGCCTATGGACTTTGTTGTTGAGGTTCTAGCACGTTTTTTTAACATGGATTCAGATAGGGCCACTGAAATCATGTTGAAAGTTCATTACGATGGTAAAGCAGTATGCGGGATTTATACCGCGGAAGTAGCCGAAACTAAAGTATCGCAAGTAAATCAATATGCGCGTGACAATGAACATCCACTTTTATGTAGTTTTGAGCCCGAATAA
- the clpA gene encoding ATP-dependent Clp protease ATP-binding subunit ClpA — protein MLNKDLEITLNSAFREARSRRHEFMTVEHLLLALLDNPSAIDALSSCGTDLQSLKIALSDFIDETTPLIPELEEERETQPTLGFQRVLQRAVFHVQSSGKSEVNGANVLVAIFSEQESQAVYLLKKSDITRLDIVNYISHGISRLDEEENHHSNDEEQEIESNTEQGVDEKSKLENFTTNLNTQAELGLIDPLIGRDSEIERTIQVLCRRKKNNPLLVGEAGVGKTAIAEGLAYRIVNEQVPEVISDATVFSLDMGALLAGTKYRGDFEKRFKALLKQLQQHKNAILFIDEIHTIIGAGAASGGVMDASNLIKPLLSSGKLRCMGSTTYNEFKNIFEKDRALVRRFQKIDIVEPSIADTTKILMGLKERYEEHHGIRYTQTALKAAAELSAKYINERHLPDKAIDVIDEAGASQRLLPASRRKKTVTVSDIEHIIAKIARIPEQNVSNSDKQVLQLLDRNLKMVVFGQDDAIDALSAAIRLSRSGLSSEDKPIGSFLFAGPTGVGKTEITKQLAKCLGVELVRFDMSEYMEKHAVSRLIGAPPGYVGYEQGGLLTDAVIKQPHCVVLLDEIEKAHPDIYNVLLQVMDHGTLTDNNGRKADFRNVVLVMTTNAGVQETIRKSIGFKQQDHSHDAMSEINKTFTPEFRNRLDNTIWFNHLDEKVILQVVDKFIVELESQLDAKSVSIEVTEPARKWLAKEGYDKAMGARPMARLIQEKLKKPLANEILFGELSDGGNVKVSIKDKQLTFSYQKESVEA, from the coding sequence ATGCTTAATAAAGACTTGGAAATTACCTTAAACTCCGCATTCAGAGAAGCGCGTAGTCGTCGTCATGAATTTATGACGGTGGAGCACTTACTGTTAGCGCTCTTAGATAATCCATCTGCAATCGATGCATTATCGAGTTGTGGTACTGACCTGCAATCATTAAAAATTGCGCTTTCTGATTTTATAGATGAAACCACACCGCTTATTCCTGAACTTGAAGAGGAACGAGAAACACAGCCAACTCTAGGTTTTCAACGTGTTCTTCAACGTGCTGTTTTTCATGTTCAATCTTCCGGTAAAAGCGAAGTAAATGGCGCTAATGTGCTTGTTGCTATATTCAGTGAACAAGAGAGCCAAGCTGTATATCTGCTCAAAAAAAGCGATATCACGCGTCTTGATATCGTTAATTATATTTCGCATGGTATTTCTCGATTAGATGAAGAAGAGAATCATCATAGTAATGACGAAGAGCAAGAGATTGAAAGCAATACTGAACAAGGTGTTGACGAAAAATCGAAGCTTGAGAACTTTACGACTAACTTAAATACCCAAGCTGAACTAGGCTTGATAGATCCACTGATTGGCCGTGATAGTGAAATTGAACGCACGATACAAGTATTGTGTCGTCGTAAGAAGAATAACCCTTTACTTGTTGGTGAAGCAGGTGTTGGTAAAACAGCGATTGCCGAAGGGCTTGCATATCGCATTGTTAATGAGCAAGTACCTGAAGTGATTTCAGATGCGACTGTTTTTTCACTTGATATGGGCGCACTACTAGCGGGCACAAAATACCGCGGCGACTTTGAAAAACGTTTCAAGGCATTATTAAAACAGCTTCAGCAGCACAAAAACGCAATCTTGTTTATTGATGAAATCCATACAATTATCGGTGCCGGTGCGGCCTCTGGTGGTGTCATGGATGCGTCTAACCTAATCAAGCCGTTGCTTTCAAGTGGTAAGCTTCGCTGCATGGGCTCGACCACTTACAATGAATTTAAAAACATTTTTGAGAAAGACAGAGCACTTGTTCGTCGCTTCCAAAAAATAGATATTGTTGAGCCTTCTATTGCAGATACCACAAAAATATTAATGGGCTTGAAAGAACGTTACGAAGAGCACCATGGTATTCGTTACACGCAAACGGCATTAAAAGCTGCAGCTGAACTCTCTGCTAAATATATCAACGAACGTCATTTACCTGATAAGGCAATTGATGTGATTGACGAAGCAGGGGCGAGCCAACGCCTTTTACCAGCATCACGTCGCAAAAAAACAGTCACAGTATCGGACATTGAGCACATTATTGCCAAAATCGCTCGTATCCCAGAACAAAATGTATCAAATTCAGATAAGCAAGTACTGCAATTGCTTGATCGTAATTTAAAAATGGTGGTATTTGGTCAAGATGATGCCATTGATGCATTAAGTGCTGCAATCCGATTATCGCGCTCGGGATTATCAAGTGAAGATAAGCCTATTGGTTCATTCTTATTCGCGGGACCTACAGGAGTAGGTAAAACAGAAATTACAAAACAACTCGCAAAATGTCTCGGTGTTGAGCTAGTTCGATTTGATATGTCTGAATACATGGAAAAACATGCGGTTAGCCGTTTAATTGGTGCGCCTCCTGGTTATGTTGGCTATGAGCAAGGTGGCTTATTAACAGATGCGGTAATTAAGCAACCTCATTGTGTTGTGCTGCTTGATGAAATCGAAAAAGCGCACCCTGATATTTACAATGTGCTACTACAAGTGATGGATCACGGTACGCTAACCGATAACAATGGTCGTAAAGCTGACTTCAGAAATGTGGTATTAGTAATGACCACAAATGCTGGTGTACAAGAAACCATTCGTAAATCAATTGGTTTCAAACAACAAGATCACAGTCATGATGCCATGAGTGAGATCAATAAAACCTTTACACCTGAATTTAGAAACCGTTTAGATAATACAATTTGGTTTAATCACTTAGATGAAAAAGTAATACTGCAAGTTGTCGATAAGTTTATTGTCGAACTGGAATCTCAATTGGATGCTAAATCGGTATCGATAGAAGTAACCGAGCCTGCACGTAAATGGTTGGCGAAAGAAGGTTATGACAAAGCAATGGGCGCGCGTCCGATGGCACGTTTAATTCAGGAGAAACTGAAAAAACCACTTGCTAATGAAATCTTGTTTGGTGAATTATCTGATGGTGGCAATGTTAAAGTCAGCATTAAAGATAAGCAGCTGACATTTAGCTATCAAAAAGAAAGTGTAGAAGCTTAA
- the infA gene encoding translation initiation factor IF-1: MAKEDVIEMQGTVLDTLPNTMFRVELENGHVVVAHISGKMRKNYIRILTGDKVTVELTPYDLSKGRIVFRAR, encoded by the coding sequence ATGGCGAAAGAAGACGTAATTGAAATGCAAGGCACGGTCCTTGACACACTCCCTAACACTATGTTCCGCGTTGAATTAGAAAACGGTCACGTGGTTGTTGCACACATTTCTGGTAAAATGCGCAAAAACTATATTCGTATTTTAACAGGCGACAAGGTTACGGTTGAGTTAACGCCATATGACCTTTCAAAAGGTCGCATTGTATTCCGTGCACGTTAA
- a CDS encoding arginyltransferase — protein MTEHLPVKLGISQQFPCSYIETEQERLLVVLDHEFYTEQKFEHLLALGFRRSSDQIYRPHCPKCDACKAIRLEVSEFTPSKSQKRILNKSKQFRFEVSHQSKDIYYTLYEKYILLRHHDGAMFPPSIEQYESFLTCRWLTIHYLELWQEDRLIAVAVTDTLSQSLSAIYTFFDPEYEEFSLGTMMILKQIEYAKHLDKRFLYLGYQIDACRKMNYKTKFKPYQKLNNNVWHLDIKK, from the coding sequence ATGACTGAACATTTGCCTGTAAAACTTGGGATCAGCCAACAATTTCCATGTAGCTACATAGAAACAGAACAAGAGCGTTTACTGGTTGTACTTGATCACGAATTTTATACAGAACAGAAATTTGAGCACCTATTAGCGTTAGGATTTCGCCGTTCTAGCGATCAAATATACCGACCGCACTGCCCTAAGTGTGATGCATGTAAAGCAATTCGTCTGGAAGTGTCTGAATTTACCCCGAGCAAATCTCAAAAAAGAATACTTAATAAAAGTAAGCAGTTTAGATTTGAAGTAAGTCACCAAAGTAAAGATATTTATTACACCTTGTATGAAAAATACATTCTTTTACGCCATCATGATGGCGCAATGTTTCCTCCTTCAATTGAACAGTATGAGAGTTTTTTAACTTGCCGCTGGCTTACTATTCATTATTTAGAATTATGGCAAGAAGATAGATTAATCGCTGTTGCTGTTACTGACACTCTTTCACAATCTCTTTCCGCCATTTATACGTTTTTCGACCCAGAGTACGAAGAGTTTAGTCTAGGGACTATGATGATCCTTAAACAAATTGAATATGCAAAACATCTCGATAAACGCTTTTTATATTTAGGTTATCAAATCGATGCTTGCAGAAAAATGAATTACAAAACTAAATTTAAGCCTTACCAAAAACTTAATAATAACGTTTGGCACTTAGATATTAAAAAATAG
- the aat gene encoding leucyl/phenylalanyl-tRNA--protein transferase: protein MTAQLTLLDSLSTQFPPANLALTEPDGLLAIGGDLSTARLTNAYQNGIFPWFNQGEPIMWWCPSSRAILNIGQIKVSRSLRKLAKQNKYTIHINRNFVGVINNCIKQREAKEGTWITSDMKSAYIALHQLGLAHSIEVYNLRNELVGGLYGIMVDHVFCGESMFHFESNCSKLAFWALHNHLKNNNVNFIDCQIENPHLTSLGVTTISRSDFLAKLNTKNTFTPNTAMWQPQQLIGIYD, encoded by the coding sequence ATGACAGCACAACTAACACTACTCGATTCATTATCAACTCAATTTCCTCCTGCAAATCTTGCTTTGACAGAGCCAGACGGCTTACTCGCTATTGGCGGTGATTTATCCACTGCTCGGCTAACTAATGCCTATCAAAATGGTATTTTCCCTTGGTTTAATCAAGGTGAGCCTATTATGTGGTGGTGCCCGAGTTCACGTGCCATTCTCAATATTGGACAAATTAAAGTAAGTCGTAGTTTGCGTAAGCTAGCTAAACAGAACAAATACACCATACATATAAATAGGAATTTTGTTGGTGTAATAAATAACTGCATAAAGCAACGAGAAGCTAAAGAAGGTACTTGGATTACGTCAGATATGAAGTCAGCTTATATTGCTCTTCATCAATTAGGACTTGCACATAGTATTGAAGTTTATAATTTAAGGAATGAACTGGTTGGTGGGTTATATGGCATTATGGTTGACCATGTATTTTGCGGTGAATCGATGTTTCACTTTGAAAGTAATTGTTCGAAACTTGCATTCTGGGCACTACATAATCATCTAAAAAACAATAACGTGAATTTTATTGATTGCCAAATTGAAAACCCACATTTGACCTCACTGGGTGTAACGACAATTTCAAGAAGTGATTTTTTAGCTAAACTTAACACTAAGAATACATTTACGCCGAATACTGCAATGTGGCAACCACAACAATTAATAGGGATTTATGACTGA
- the trxB gene encoding thioredoxin-disulfide reductase, which yields MSASKHSKLLILGSGPAGYTAAVYAARANLNPVLITGMQQGGQLTTTTEVENWPGDAHGLTGPALMERMKEHAERFETEIIFDHIHTVDVNNRPFTLTGDSGTYTCDALIIATGASARYLGLDSEEAFKGRGVSACATCDGFFYRNQKVAVVGGGNTAVEEALYLSNIASEVHLIHRRDTFRSEKILTDRLMDKVENGNITLHLNQTLDEVLGDDMGVTGLRTKSTSDESTNEIDVAGVFIAIGHSPNTGMFEGQLEMKDGYLVVESGLNGNATQTSVKGVFAAGDVSDHIYRQAITSAGTGCMAALDAERYLDNLK from the coding sequence ATGAGCGCAAGCAAACACAGTAAATTACTTATTTTAGGTTCGGGTCCTGCTGGATACACAGCCGCAGTTTACGCTGCACGAGCTAACTTAAACCCTGTATTAATCACAGGTATGCAGCAAGGTGGTCAGTTAACAACTACGACAGAAGTCGAGAACTGGCCTGGTGATGCACACGGTTTAACCGGACCTGCGCTAATGGAGCGTATGAAAGAACATGCAGAGCGCTTTGAAACAGAAATTATTTTTGATCATATTCATACCGTTGATGTGAACAACCGTCCATTTACCTTAACGGGTGATTCGGGTACTTATACATGTGACGCACTTATTATTGCAACAGGTGCATCAGCACGTTACCTTGGTCTAGATTCTGAAGAAGCATTTAAAGGTCGTGGTGTTTCAGCATGTGCAACCTGTGACGGTTTCTTTTATCGCAATCAAAAAGTTGCGGTTGTGGGTGGTGGTAACACAGCTGTTGAAGAAGCGCTTTATCTTTCAAACATTGCTTCAGAAGTTCACCTAATTCACCGTCGTGACACTTTCCGAAGTGAAAAGATCCTAACAGATCGTTTAATGGACAAAGTTGAAAACGGCAACATTACACTTCACCTTAATCAAACACTTGATGAAGTACTTGGTGATGATATGGGTGTTACTGGTTTACGCACTAAGTCAACGTCAGACGAATCAACAAACGAGATTGATGTTGCCGGCGTATTTATTGCTATCGGCCACTCTCCAAATACCGGTATGTTTGAAGGTCAACTAGAAATGAAAGACGGTTACCTTGTCGTTGAATCTGGTTTAAATGGTAATGCAACCCAAACAAGTGTTAAAGGTGTATTTGCTGCAGGTGATGTAAGTGACCATATCTATCGCCAAGCTATTACCTCAGCAGGTACCGGTTGTATGGCAGCGCTTGATGCAGAACGCTACCTAGACAATCTTAAGTAA
- the pssA gene encoding CDP-diacylglycerol--serine O-phosphatidyltransferase, with protein MDFWQKEPSFKLESEQISILLDAASYRAKLLSLIKFAQQRIVITALYLQDDEAGREILAALHAASNANPNLRVDVLVDYHRAQRGLIGEAESEGNAGLYYQELQSHQNNVRIFGVPVKGKEVFGVLHLKGMVIDDTVLYSGASLNNVYLQYESRYRLDRYFTINNSSLANAFLKFIDDELISSHAVIRLDQRPIKKLAQCKSDHRALMKSLKRAKYPSSTTAQSGTIDSFLFLGFGRRGNMLNRAIKNLFELGEKELVLYTPYFNFPAPLLRVLRKKLKQGLKVSIVVGDKTANDFYISPDKPFSKIGALPYLYETILAKFLKLNDKYVQSGLLNVYLWRHETNSFHLKGISVDNRYQMMTGHNLNPRAWGLDIENGILFDDAEGVLTEQLEQEKQQILTHCTKLNSYKELESMHQYPEPVAKLLGQAKRVKVDFIIKRFI; from the coding sequence TTGGATTTTTGGCAAAAAGAGCCAAGCTTTAAACTAGAGAGCGAGCAAATTTCAATTCTGCTTGATGCGGCTTCTTATCGAGCAAAATTATTATCACTAATCAAATTTGCTCAACAGCGTATTGTTATTACAGCGCTTTATTTACAAGATGATGAAGCTGGAAGAGAAATACTTGCAGCATTACATGCTGCATCCAATGCGAACCCTAATTTACGTGTCGATGTTCTAGTAGACTATCACCGTGCACAACGTGGCTTGATTGGTGAAGCCGAAAGTGAAGGGAATGCAGGGCTTTATTATCAAGAGCTTCAATCACACCAAAACAATGTAAGAATATTTGGTGTACCAGTTAAAGGTAAAGAAGTATTTGGTGTTTTACACCTTAAAGGCATGGTGATTGACGACACTGTTTTATATAGTGGGGCAAGTCTCAATAATGTTTATCTACAATATGAATCGCGATATCGCCTAGACCGTTATTTCACTATTAACAATTCATCGCTTGCTAATGCTTTTTTAAAATTTATCGATGATGAACTAATTTCATCACATGCCGTTATTCGACTGGATCAGCGCCCAATTAAAAAGTTAGCTCAATGCAAGTCAGATCACAGAGCTTTAATGAAGTCATTGAAGCGAGCTAAATACCCAAGCAGCACTACAGCACAGTCGGGTACGATAGATAGCTTTTTATTTTTAGGCTTTGGCCGCCGTGGTAACATGCTTAACCGCGCGATAAAAAACCTGTTTGAATTAGGTGAAAAGGAATTAGTACTTTATACCCCGTATTTTAATTTCCCTGCACCATTACTTAGAGTACTTAGAAAGAAGTTAAAACAAGGGCTTAAGGTTAGCATCGTGGTTGGTGATAAAACCGCAAATGATTTTTACATCTCTCCCGATAAGCCATTTAGTAAAATTGGCGCATTACCCTATTTATATGAAACCATCTTAGCCAAATTTCTCAAACTCAATGACAAATACGTGCAATCGGGACTATTAAACGTTTACCTCTGGCGTCATGAGACGAACTCATTCCATCTTAAAGGTATTAGTGTCGACAATCGTTATCAAATGATGACGGGTCACAATCTAAACCCGAGAGCGTGGGGGTTAGATATAGAAAATGGAATTTTATTTGATGATGCCGAAGGTGTGTTGACTGAGCAACTAGAACAAGAAAAACAACAGATCTTAACCCATTGCACAAAACTTAATAGTTACAAAGAGCTTGAATCAATGCATCAATACCCAGAGCCAGTAGCTAAATTATTAGGTCAAGCTAAACGTGTAAAAGTGGACTTTATTATCAAACGTTTTATCTAA
- the ald gene encoding alanine dehydrogenase produces the protein MIIGVPKEIKNHEYRVGMVPASVRELINHGHSVFVEANAGIGIGFTNEDYEAAGAEILNTAEEVFAKADMIVKVKEPQAVERAMLREDQILFTYLHLAPDLPQTEDLIKSKSICIAYETVTDARGGLPLLAPMSEVAGRMSIQAGAQALEKSNAGRGMLLGGVPGVEPAKVVVIGAGMVGNNAAQMAVGMGADVVVLDRNVDVLRRVDAQFGNRVKAVYSTADALEKHVLEADLVIGGVLIPGAAAPKLVTADHIKRMKPGAAIVDVAIDQGGCIETSKATTHAEPTYIVDDVVHYCVANMPGAVPRTSTFALNNATLPYIIKLANKGYKAALLEDSHFLNGLNVFKGKVTCKEVAEGFNMEYVSPVDALNS, from the coding sequence ATGATTATCGGTGTACCTAAAGAAATTAAAAACCACGAATATCGTGTAGGTATGGTTCCGGCAAGTGTTCGTGAGTTAATCAATCACGGCCACAGTGTTTTTGTTGAAGCAAACGCAGGTATTGGTATTGGCTTCACAAATGAAGATTATGAAGCAGCAGGTGCAGAAATCCTGAATACTGCGGAAGAAGTTTTCGCTAAAGCTGACATGATTGTTAAAGTGAAAGAGCCGCAGGCTGTTGAACGTGCTATGTTACGTGAAGACCAAATTCTATTCACTTACTTACACTTAGCACCAGATCTTCCTCAAACAGAAGACCTTATTAAGTCTAAGTCGATTTGTATTGCATATGAAACAGTAACAGACGCACGTGGTGGTCTACCATTACTTGCTCCTATGTCAGAAGTTGCTGGCCGTATGTCAATTCAAGCTGGCGCACAGGCACTTGAAAAATCAAATGCTGGTCGCGGTATGCTGCTTGGTGGTGTACCTGGTGTAGAACCTGCAAAAGTAGTTGTTATTGGTGCGGGTATGGTAGGTAACAACGCTGCGCAAATGGCTGTAGGCATGGGTGCAGATGTGGTTGTTCTTGACCGCAATGTTGATGTATTACGTCGTGTTGACGCGCAATTCGGTAACCGTGTTAAAGCTGTTTACTCTACAGCTGATGCCCTTGAAAAGCATGTTTTAGAAGCGGATTTAGTAATTGGTGGCGTTTTAATCCCTGGTGCAGCAGCACCAAAACTAGTTACTGCTGACCACATCAAACGCATGAAGCCAGGTGCTGCAATTGTTGACGTTGCAATCGACCAAGGTGGTTGTATTGAAACGTCAAAAGCAACAACACACGCTGAGCCAACTTACATTGTTGATGACGTTGTTCACTACTGTGTAGCAAATATGCCAGGTGCGGTTCCACGTACTTCTACCTTTGCACTTAATAATGCGACACTTCCATACATTATTAAGCTTGCTAACAAAGGCTACAAAGCTGCGTTACTTGAAGACTCACACTTCTTGAACGGTTTGAACGTATTTAAAGGCAAAGTAACGTGTAAAGAAGTTGCTGAAGGCTTCAACATGGAATACGTATCACCAGTAGATGCTTTAAACAGCTAA
- the lrp gene encoding leucine-responsive transcriptional regulator Lrp encodes MLDRIDKKIIVELQKDGRISNVELARRIGLSATPCLERVKKLEREGYIKGYKAIVDPKKVGMALLVYVEITLTKTSPDVFEEFSQAVKTHDEILECHLVSGNFDFLLKTRVTDMSAYRDLLGDILLRLPAVSESRTYVVMEEVKSDDVSLLKVAP; translated from the coding sequence GTGTTAGATCGTATTGATAAAAAGATAATAGTCGAATTACAAAAAGATGGCAGAATATCAAATGTTGAATTAGCAAGGCGTATCGGACTGAGTGCAACGCCCTGTTTAGAGCGAGTAAAGAAACTCGAAAGGGAAGGGTATATCAAAGGCTACAAAGCAATTGTTGACCCTAAAAAGGTTGGAATGGCATTACTTGTTTATGTCGAAATTACGTTAACAAAAACGTCACCCGATGTTTTTGAAGAGTTTAGCCAAGCGGTAAAAACACATGATGAAATTCTGGAATGTCATCTAGTTTCTGGTAACTTTGACTTCTTATTGAAAACTCGCGTAACAGATATGTCTGCCTATCGAGATTTGTTAGGGGATATTCTCCTGCGATTGCCAGCAGTTTCCGAAAGTAGAACGTATGTTGTCATGGAAGAAGTGAAAAGTGATGATGTTTCGCTTCTAAAAGTAGCACCGTAG